Proteins encoded together in one Drosophila albomicans strain 15112-1751.03 chromosome 2R, ASM965048v2, whole genome shotgun sequence window:
- the LOC117573827 gene encoding serine/arginine-rich splicing factor 1B isoform X1 codes for MGSRNECRIYVGNLPPDIRTKDIQDLFHKFGKVTFVDLKNRRGPPFAFVEFEDARDADDAVKARDGYDYDGYRLRVEFPRGGGPGSYRGNNRNDRSRDGGGRMGGRGPPAKRSQYRVMVTGLPGSGSWQDLKDHMREAGDVCFADTYKDGSGVVEFLRHEDMKYAIKKLDDSRFRSHEGEVAYIRVREDSGDNERGGGGGGGGGGSRDYRDRSRSRSFSSRPRRRGTPTYSPVRRQSYSRSRSRSNY; via the exons atgggTTCTAGAAACGAATGTCGCATTTATGTTGGAAATCTGCCGCCAGATATTCGCACCAAGGATATCCAAGATCTTTTCCACAAGTTTGGCAAAGTAACATTTGTCGATTTGAAGAATCGGCGTGGTCCgccatttgcttttgttgaatTCGAAGACGCGCG aGATGCCGATGATGCAGTTAAGGCTCGCGATGGATATGACTATGATGGGTATCGCCTTCGTGTTGAGTTTCCTCGCGGAGGCGGTCCAGGCAGCTATCGCGGCAACAATCGCAACGACCGCAGCCGCGATGGTGGTGGAAGGATGGGTGGCCGTGGACCACCAGCTAAACGTTCACAATATCGCGTAATGGTGACGGGGCTGCCTGGATCTGGTTCATGGCAAGACCTTAAGGATCACATGCGTGAAGCGGGAGACGTTTGTTTTGCTGACACCTACAAGGATGGCTCTGGAGTTGTAGAGTTCTTGCGTCACGAGGACATGAAGTACGCCATTAAGAAGCTGGACGATTCTCGTTTCCGCTCACATGAG GGAGAAGTCGCCTATATACGGGTGCGCGAAGACAGCGGTGATAATGAACGCGGTGGTGGGGGTGGCGGAGGAGGCGGTGGAAGCCGCGATTATCGTGATAG GTCGCGTTCACGTTCGTTCTCATCCCGACCACGTCGGCGCGGCACACCAACATATTCCCCAGTGCGTCGTCAATCCTATTCCAGGTCTCGCTCACGCTCTAATTACTAA
- the LOC117573828 gene encoding uncharacterized protein LOC117573828 isoform X1, protein MSDVKYVVVLPTNPEYDRVTEVAIRGTLLQEPQQFSINFVNSPSCTDNITYHFKVNIPSQKIIQNYKSDGEWSASEQQTVLNIFDGKSDSNKSKNLGNINGGLDAANNYSFTEAAFSLEFKLDYENSSIRVHQRRGKGANYVTEYETFFSLSEIQSIQVWGDIKKINQFSLNYD, encoded by the exons ATGTCTGATGTAAAATACGTTGTGGTGCTACCAACTAATCCTGAGTACGACAGGGTAACTGAAGTTGCGATACGAGGAACTTTACTCCAGGAACCTCAGCA GTTTTCCATCAACTTCGTGAATAGCCCAAGCTGCACGGACAATATAACATATCATTTCAAAGTAAATATTCCATCGCAGAAGATCATCCAGAATTATAAAAGCGATGGCGAGTGGAGTGCATCGGAACAGCAAactgttttaaatatattcgaTGGTAAAAGCGATTCAAATAAGTCAAAAAACCTTGGTAATATTAACGGCGGTCTTGATGCCGCAAATAACTATTCGTTCACAGAAGCCGCATTTTCACTAGAGTTTAAATTAGACTATGAAAATTCTAGTATACGCGTCCATCAAAGGCGTGGAAAAGGCGCTAACTATGTTACAGAATATGAGACCTTCTTTTCACTCTCTGAAATTCAGTCCATTCAAGTATGGGGTGATATCAAGAAAATTAACCAGTTCTCTTTGAATTACGATTGA
- the LOC117573828 gene encoding uncharacterized protein LOC117573828 isoform X3 yields MSDVKYVVVLPTNPEYDRVTEVAIRGTLLQEPQQFSINFVNSPSCTDNITYHFKVNIPSQKIIQNYKSDGEWSASEQQTVLNIFDDFRLCCIGFLWNRA; encoded by the exons ATGTCTGATGTAAAATACGTTGTGGTGCTACCAACTAATCCTGAGTACGACAGGGTAACTGAAGTTGCGATACGAGGAACTTTACTCCAGGAACCTCAGCA GTTTTCCATCAACTTCGTGAATAGCCCAAGCTGCACGGACAATATAACATATCATTTCAAAGTAAATATTCCATCGCAGAAGATCATCCAGAATTATAAAAGCGATGGCGAGTGGAGTGCATCGGAACAGCAAactgttttaaatatattcgaTG ATTTCAGATTGTGTTGCATTGGTTTTCTCTGGAATCGTGCCTGA
- the LOC117575887 gene encoding uncharacterized protein LOC117575887, which yields MPKPLVNSCCLCQSTRNGSVISGILAIVLSIITIIVIFTTRVHFKTIVFDFIPNDVAKIILVINLCMTILISLLMIAGVLKRNHFLMVPWVVLGIMIAIGLLISVIYTGVVFFIDGFVLTGVLWLIFGLICCAVLTYCWCVVYSEYVNLSEESERGRYNKQPYRR from the exons ATGCCGAAACCACTCGTCAACTCCTGCTGCTTATGCCAGTCGACTCGAAATGGATCTGTTATATCGGGAATTCTGGCAATTGTGCTATCAATAATCACAATAATTGTCATATTTACAACTCGTGTGCATTTCAAGacaattgtttttgattttattccaAATGACGTGGCAAAAATTATTCTTGTCATAAATCTTTGTATGACTATTCTTATATCACTTTTGATGATCGCTGGAGTCCTTAAG CGCAATCATTTTCTTATGGTGCCTTGGGTAGTACTCGGAATTATGATCGCCATTGGCTTGCTGATTTCTGTTATCTACACTGGTGTCGTCTTTTTCATCGATGGATTCGTGCTGACCGGTGTTCTTTGGCTAATTTTCGGTTTAATATGTTGTG CTGTGCTCACATATTGTTGGTGTGTCGTCTACAGCGAATACGTTAATTTATCAGAGGAAAGCGAACGTGGTCGCTACAACAAGCAGCCATACCGTCGTTAA
- the LOC117573828 gene encoding uncharacterized protein LOC117573828 isoform X2, with product MSDVKYVVVLPTNPEYDRVTEVAIRGTLLQEPQQFSINFVNSPSCTDNITYHFKVNIPSQKIIQNYKSDGEWSASEQQTVLNIFDEAAFSLEFKLDYENSSIRVHQRRGKGANYVTEYETFFSLSEIQSIQVWGDIKKINQFSLNYD from the exons ATGTCTGATGTAAAATACGTTGTGGTGCTACCAACTAATCCTGAGTACGACAGGGTAACTGAAGTTGCGATACGAGGAACTTTACTCCAGGAACCTCAGCA GTTTTCCATCAACTTCGTGAATAGCCCAAGCTGCACGGACAATATAACATATCATTTCAAAGTAAATATTCCATCGCAGAAGATCATCCAGAATTATAAAAGCGATGGCGAGTGGAGTGCATCGGAACAGCAAactgttttaaatatattcgaTG AAGCCGCATTTTCACTAGAGTTTAAATTAGACTATGAAAATTCTAGTATACGCGTCCATCAAAGGCGTGGAAAAGGCGCTAACTATGTTACAGAATATGAGACCTTCTTTTCACTCTCTGAAATTCAGTCCATTCAAGTATGGGGTGATATCAAGAAAATTAACCAGTTCTCTTTGAATTACGATTGA
- the LOC117573827 gene encoding serine/arginine-rich splicing factor 1 isoform X2, which yields MGSRNECRIYVGNLPPDIRTKDIQDLFHKFGKVTFVDLKNRRGPPFAFVEFEDARDADDAVKARDGYDYDGYRLRVEFPRGGGPGSYRGNNRNDRSRDGGGRMGGRGPPAKRSQYRVMVTGLPGSGSWQDLKDHMREAGDVCFADTYKDGSGVVEFLRHEDMKYAIKKLDDSRFRSHEGEVAYIRVREDSGDNERGGGGGGGGGGSRDYRDRSRSRSFSSRPRRRGTPTYSPVRRQSYSRKN from the exons atgggTTCTAGAAACGAATGTCGCATTTATGTTGGAAATCTGCCGCCAGATATTCGCACCAAGGATATCCAAGATCTTTTCCACAAGTTTGGCAAAGTAACATTTGTCGATTTGAAGAATCGGCGTGGTCCgccatttgcttttgttgaatTCGAAGACGCGCG aGATGCCGATGATGCAGTTAAGGCTCGCGATGGATATGACTATGATGGGTATCGCCTTCGTGTTGAGTTTCCTCGCGGAGGCGGTCCAGGCAGCTATCGCGGCAACAATCGCAACGACCGCAGCCGCGATGGTGGTGGAAGGATGGGTGGCCGTGGACCACCAGCTAAACGTTCACAATATCGCGTAATGGTGACGGGGCTGCCTGGATCTGGTTCATGGCAAGACCTTAAGGATCACATGCGTGAAGCGGGAGACGTTTGTTTTGCTGACACCTACAAGGATGGCTCTGGAGTTGTAGAGTTCTTGCGTCACGAGGACATGAAGTACGCCATTAAGAAGCTGGACGATTCTCGTTTCCGCTCACATGAG GGAGAAGTCGCCTATATACGGGTGCGCGAAGACAGCGGTGATAATGAACGCGGTGGTGGGGGTGGCGGAGGAGGCGGTGGAAGCCGCGATTATCGTGATAG GTCGCGTTCACGTTCGTTCTCATCCCGACCACGTCGGCGCGGCACACCAACATATTCCCCAGTGCGTCGTCAATCCTATTCCAG GAAAAATTAG
- the LOC117573826 gene encoding LOW QUALITY PROTEIN: transcription factor Sp2 (The sequence of the model RefSeq protein was modified relative to this genomic sequence to represent the inferred CDS: inserted 1 base in 1 codon): MSTVRCINFWDLCRXCTASSEHKINIYSPEGRAKNLGHKISECLPVQINEKDRLPKVVCGQCAQQVEQMYEMRNISKNSQTILSNWLNHRSLQCEDKVFIKDAVNESGKSLNVVGQAASGGQVAGGSGVGSYQNNDLLSSIMQAVGMQVQQQQPQQYTITVDNQVQAPPHPPPVMPQVQPEVKSEKQNTLEEFIRLKPDIKITPLSKKETSAQGVTTSISQIKQQQTQPQQQQLQAQTLTAVPAPAAQIQLQPQQLNELNVLLQQQALIQQLQQLQAQTQTQFTNCADDAMSSVDNKKPKLNFVLSSPTATPQFASSLQQFGGVTGTQPQIQLQLLPGGVSGNTASSSGITATQPPQQFNAAALLSSLTGSQVVGGNASVNMLSPNKCFLPITIRDENSDQQIVAHIDTKNLMLPTTYQVQMKLQPQLATADGQPIMQLTPTSIPATLQLTPQTSFQPAAVSQPNQLLMPQTQPQLQPNPPQQQLQLQQQTQQQLPPQQTHQQQLAPTQAQVTSQQIIRSPRANVVNPQLVIRNVGTELNTPASSSATDGSVIFKTPSPRQQPAQQQVKFKSTPSSVSSNNAGNLELNKRPALVKQQPTIASSNVAALQRLSSHTTITKLTKPQSSGASNKMPLLTKQNITISRIPAQAPAKLDSKVGLTATPQTSVSASTPAPTQASPKSQSTPPPALALQVSQPSAVVTSIANQRKITRKPPEQQPNQRSKTGRPQQQILPVPAQQTTTQPPQQHQPVTNSLVCDTSTPASAPAPAGGVPYLNLTCPTCLREFKKKEHLTQHVKLHAGLRPFKCTEDGCDKAFSRKEHLSRHLVSHSGQKMFTCEDCKKPFSRKDNLNKHKRTHSAQPSEIRLHSCEICNKNFASKQHYEKHRAMHKKTRLDNPPANTQATRGEQEAAKSQVI; this comes from the exons ATGTCTACTGTACGTTGCATAAATTTTTGGGACTTGTGTC ATTGCACGGCAAGCAGTGAACACAAAATTAACATCTACTCACCCGAAGGTCGCGCCAAAAATCTTGGTCACAAAATCTCCGAGTGTCTCCCAGTGCAA ATCAATGAGAAGGACCGTCTTCCCAAAGTGGTCTGTGGCCAGTGCGCTCAGCAAGTGGAACAAATGTACGAGATGCGTAACATTTCAAAGAACTCACAGACCATACTTAGCAACTGGCTTAATCATCGCTCACTGCAATGTGAAGACAAGGTTTTCATTAAAGATGCCGTCAATGAATCTGGCAAGAGTCTTAATGTGGTTGGCCAAGCTGCCTCCGGCGGACAAGTCGCAGGCGGTAGCGGAGTCGGCAGTTATCAGAACAACGATCTGCTGAGCAGCATCATGCAGGCTGTTGGCATGCAggtgcagcaacaacagccccAGCAGTATACGATCACTGTTGATAATCAAGTCCAGGCGCCACCGCACCCACCCCCAGTGATGCCTCAAGTCCAGCCGGAGGTCAAGAGCGAGAAACAAAA CACTCTCGAGGAATTTATCCGTTTGAAGCCGGACATCAAAATCACTCCTCTTAGCAAAAAGGAGACCTCCGCTCAAGGTGTCACAACTTCCATATCCCAAataaaacagcagcagacgcaaccacagcaacaacagttgcaggcGCAAACTTTAACAGCAGTACCGGCTCCAGCTGCTCAGATCCAATTGCAACCACAGCAACTTAATGAGCTCAATGTGTTACTGCAGCAACAAGCGCTTATCCAGCAACTTCAGCAGCTACAAGcgcagacacagacacaattCACAAACTGCGCCGATGATGCAATGAGTTCCGTAGACAATAAGAAACCTAAGCTGAATTTTGTGCTTTCTTCGCCAACTGCAACTCCACAATTTGCAAGTAGCCTGCAGCAATTTGGTGGTGTCACAGGTACACAGCCCCAaattcagcttcagcttctgccAGGCGGAGTTTCTGGCAACACAGCGTCCTCAAGTGGTATTACAGCAACGCAGCCACCCCAGCAGTTTAATGCTGCAGCTCTGCTGTCCAGTCTGACGGGAAGTCAAGTTGTTGGGGGAAATGCATCCGTCAATATGCTGTCGCCGAATAAATGTTTCTTGCCGATAACAATACGTGATGAGAATTCGGATCAGCAAATTGTGGCGCATATAGACACCAAGAATCTTATGTTGCCCACTACATATCAAGTCCAAATGAAG CTGCAGCCGCAATTAGCCACTGCGGATGGCCAGCCAATAATGCAGTTGACACCTACCTCCATTCCGGCTACGCTGCAATTGACACCACAAACTAGTTTTCAGCCAGCAGCAGTGTCACAGCCAAATCAGTTGCTTATGCCGCAGACACAACCGCAGCTGCAACCAAATCCCCcacaacagcagttgcaactgcaacaacaaacccAACAGCAATTGCCGCCACAGCAaacacatcaacaacaattggcaCCAACACAGGCGCAAGTCACCTCACAACAAATCATAAGATCTCCGCGAGCCAACGTCGTCAACCCTCAATTGGTCATCAGGAATGTTGGCACTGAGTTAAACACGCCTGCAAGCAGTAGCGCTACAGATGGTTCAGTCATTTTCAAGACGCCTTCGCCCCGACAGCAACCAGCTCAGCAACAggttaaatttaaaagcacACCGTCAAGTGTTTCATCGAATAATGCTGGCAACTTGGAGCTCAACAAACGGCCTGCGTTGGTcaaacagcagccaacaattGCATCCAGTAATGTGGCTGCTCTCCAACGACTTTCATCGCATACAACAATTACCAAACTAACAAAACCACAGTCGTCTGGAGCTAGCAACAAAATGCCCTTGTTAACTAAGCAGAATATAACTATAAGTCGCATTCCAGCCCAAGCACCGGCCAAGCTTGATTCAAAGGTTGGATTAACAGCGACACCTCAAACTTCTGTGTCAGCTTCAACTCCAGCACCAACACAAGCATCCCCTAAGTCTCAGTCAACACCACCGCCAGCTTTGGCTCTACAGGTTTCACAGCCAAGTGCTGTAGTCACAAGTATTGCCAACCAAAGAAAAATTACTCGAAAGCCGCCAGAACAACAACCGAATCAGCGATCAAAAACCGGGCGTCCTCAGCAACAGATTTTACCTGTGCCCGCCCAGCAAACGACAACACAGCCTCCGCAACAACACCAGCCGGTAACGAATAGTTTAGTATGCGATACGTCAACGCCGGCATCAGCACCAGCACCAGCTGGTGGTGTACCTTACCTTAATCTGACCTGTCCCACCTGCCTACGCGAGTTCAAGAAAAAGGAACACCTCACACAACATGTGAAGCTACATGCAGGTCTTCGACCCTTCAAGTGCACAGAAGATGGTTGTGATAAAGCATTCAGTCGTAAGGAGCACTTATCCCGTCACCTGGTATCGCACTCTGGCCAAAAAATGTTCACCTGTGAGGATTGCAAGAAGCCCTTTTCACGCAAGGATAACCTCAACAAGCATAAACG tACGCACAGTGCACAACCTAGTGAGATCCGATTGCACAGTTGcgaaatttgcaataaaaactttGCATCGAAGCAACATTATGAAAAGCACCGCGCGATGCACAAAAAAACGCGTCTGGATAATCCACCAGCAAACACACAGGCTACAAGAGGTGAACAAGAGGCTGCCAAGTCGCAAGTAATATAA
- the LOC117574309 gene encoding LOW QUALITY PROTEIN: mesencephalic astrocyte-derived neurotrophic factor homolog (The sequence of the model RefSeq protein was modified relative to this genomic sequence to represent the inferred CDS: inserted 1 base in 1 codon), whose amino-acid sequence MNTNIVLLACFVVLATHSALALKEDDCEVCVKTVRRFADSLDDAXEKDYKLIETSFKKFCKTQKNKEHRFCYYLGGLEESATGILNELSKPLSWSMPAEKVCEKLKKKDAQICDLRYEKQIDLNNVDLKKLKVRDLKKILNDWDESCDGCLEKSDFIKRIEELKPKYSRNEL is encoded by the exons ATGAATACGAATATTGTACTCTTAgcttgttttgttgtcttaGCCACACATTCGGCACTGGCGCTAAAAGAGGACGATTGCGAAG TTTGTGTGAAAACTGTAAGGCGTTTTGCCGACTCACTTGACGATG ACGAAAAGGACTACAAGCTAATCGAAACATCCTTCAAGAAGTTTTGCAAGACGCAGAAAAATAAGGAGCACAGATTT TGCTACTATCTCGGAGGTCTTGAGGAGTCTGCGACGGGCATATTGAATGAACTGAGCAAGCCCTTGAGTTGGTCAATGCCCGCTGAAAAAGTGTGtgaaaagctgaaaaaaaaGGACGCGCAGATTTGCGATTTACGTTATG AGAAACAAATAGATTTGAACAACGTTGATCTCAAAAAGCTGAAGGTCCGTGACCTGAAAAAGATTCTCAACGACTGGGACGAGAGCTGTGACGGTTGCCTGGAAAAATCTGACTTTATTAAGCGCATCGAGGAGCTTAAGCCCAAATACTCTCGCAATGAACTGTAA